CTTTGATCCAGTGGATGTTTTCCGGAGGTATTCCGGCAAACGCCGCCACATGGGCAGGCCCCCGGGCAAAGTCATCAACCAAGGCAAAGACCGGACCGCAGGCGCTCACCCGGGCGACAGCCTCGGCCAAATGGGATGCCTCCTCGACGGAGTAGTCATGGCTCCGGGAACGGATGGTCAGGGTCATAACGAGGTGAATCCCCCATCACAGACAATCGACTGCCCGGTGATGTATGAGTTCTGTTCACTGCAAAGCCAGTGGGCAAGGTGGGCGATTTCTTCCGGCTTGGCCAGCCGGCGCAACGGAATGGTTTGGCAGAGCGAAGCGATTTGTTCCGGGGTGTTGTTGCTCCGGGTCAGATCGGTGTCGACATACCCCGGGCAGAGCACGTTGGCCAGGGTCCCCTTGGGGCCCTCTTCCACCGCCAGGGTGCGGATGAAACCGGACAAAGCGGCCTTGCTGGCGGCATAGGCCCCGCGGCCCGGTCGGGACACCAAGCCAAAGATGGATCCGAGGGCCAGAATACGCCCGCCATCCAGGCGGGTGCCCAGGCCCTGGAGCAAAAGGCGCAGGGCATTGAGGTTGATCTGGAAGGTCTCGGCCCACACTTCATCGGGGATGTCACGGACGGGAAGCGGACGGTTGATCCCAGCGCTGTGGACCAGGGCGTCGATCGGACCCTGCCCGCTCCCCGGTCCGGCACACCAGGCGCGGATGGAAGCGGGGTCGGAGAGGTCCAACTCGGCGCGCGCCGGGGCGATGACACTCCACGATTCCCGGGCAAAGACTTCGGCAATCGCTTTCCCGATTCCGCGTGATGCTCCGGTGATCACCACGACTGGCATGGTATCAGGCCTTGGCGGCGGAAAGGGCTTGGATCTGTTTCTGGTAGCGCTGCTCCATCATCACCAAACGCGCGTCATCTTCCTGGCTGATCAGGGTGTAGTATTCTTTCTTGTTCTTCAACCAGCTGATTTCGAACTCGACCGCCTTGAGGAAGGCCGCCTCCTTGTTTTCGAGGGCTCCCGGGCAGGAAAAGACCACTTTGCGCGTCTCATAGCGATCGATGTGTCCCGGAGGAAAGGAGCGGAAGAAGGGAAGCGAATGAACGGAGACGCCCCCGCCCACCACCACCACCTTGCCGTGGGCCTTGGCCTTGGCCGCCATCTCCAAACAAAGGTTTTTGACCTGATCGCTGTTGATATCCTCCCGGGTGAGATTCATGGAACCGGTGAGGTCGACGCGTCCGAGAACGATCCCCTTGAGCCGGGCAATCTCTGGAAGCTGGAGCATCTCCTCGAAATTCCGGCATGAGGTGATGGTTTCCAGGTTGATCAGGAAATCCACGTCATTTTGAAGGTCCTTGGAAAAGGCGATATTGACGGCGTTCAGGTATTTTTTAAGCGCATAGGCCGTTTCCACCATCGGTGCCACCAGATGGACCACCCCCAGATTGGCGGCCTCAAACATGTCCCGGATGGCCTCGCAGCCGCCGATCTTCAGGGTCATGCCGAGTCCTGCCTTCAGACTGACTTCTTTCAACCGCATGGCCTCTTCCAAGCGGGTGCCTTCAGCCTCGAATTCGGCTTTCACCCCTACGACGTGGTGGTTTTCTTTGAGATCGATCAACAGATCGACCATTTGTTTTTCGCGCAGATTCATGATTTTTTAGGGGTGGGATGGTATTCGGGAATGAACATGTTTTTGACGAGTTCTTCGCGTTGCAGGAAAGGGGCCAGGTCTTCCAGAGGCGGGGAGACGATGGTTCCGTCGTCCAGTCGCTTCGAGGACAGTTTGGGGGCAAACTGCTGGTTCAAGTCGAGGAAAATCTCACACACCGCCGGCCCGGTGTGTGCCAAAGTCGCGGCAATCACCCCAGCCAGCTCGGCATGGGTCCGCGCGGCACTGTAGGGAAATCCAAAGACCGCCGCCAGTTTGCCAAAATCAGGGAAGCCCAATCCGCTCTCTTCCCCGCAACCCATGACTCCGTCGGGAAAGAAGTTCTGCTGGGTCTGACGGATGGAATGATACCCCCGGTTGTTCAGAATGAATATTTTGACCGGAAACCCGTGCGTTTGAATGGTCTGCAATTCCTGCAGGTTCATCATGATGCTGCCATCCCCGGCCAAACAAACGACCCGTTGTCCCGGCCGGGCTGCGCTGGCCCCAATGGCCCCGGGGAGATCATAGCCCATCGAAGCGCAACCGGAATTGGTGTACAAGCGCTGACCCTCACGGATGTCCGCCGCCTGGAAGGTGGTCACGCAGGCGGTCCCGTCCCCGCAGACCACCACTTCGTCCTCGGCCAGTTGTGCGAAGAGTGCCGAGGCAAAACAGTAGGGATTGACCCCGTTGTCCGTGTCCCAGTATTCCGGCAAGGTCGCAGGATAGCGCTCCCGCCACGACCGGCACTGCGACAACCACCTCTGGCGCTGCGGTGTGGACGCGATCGGATCGAGGGCCGTCAGGATGTCGATCACCTCGCGCAGGTCGGCATGGACGGGCAGATCCGCCCGCCAGGTCGGCTTGTGCAACTCCGCCGCATCGATGTCGACCACCACTTTGTAGGCGGCCCGGGCGAACGATGGCCAATTGTAGCTGACCTGGCGGACGTTGAGCCGGCTGCCCAGCACCAAAAGGAAATCCGCGTTTTGCACGGCAAAATTGCCCGCACGGTCGCCGATCGAACCCGGGCGTCCGGCGAATTGCGGGTGGGCATTCCAAATCGCGTCCTGCGCGTTCCAAGCGGTTGTCACGGGAACGGCCCAATGTTCCAACAACCGCAACAACCGGTCCCGCGACTGGCTGGCCCGGATGCCAGCACCCACCAGGATGACCGGCCGCTGCGCCGCCTCCGCACGCCGGCGGATGTCGACACACACAGCCTGAAGCTCCTTGGATTCCATCCCTTCCGGAGCAGGAACCGTAAAACCAGTCAGGGTCGATGGATCGATCCGGGCCCCCTGCACATCGATGGGAATATCGATCCAGCAGGGTCCGGGGCGGCCGGAAAGAGCCAGGTGCAGGGCCTTTTCCAAATGGAACCGGATTTCAGACGGATCCCGGACCAGAGCCGCGTATTTGGTGATGCCCTTGACCATGCCCAGAATGTCGGCCTCCTGATCGCCCAACTGGCGAAGACCGGGCACCTCATGGAACGCCATGCACGTCTCGCGCTTCACCTGGCCGGAAACGACCAGCATCGGGACCGAGTCCGTCCAGGCCCCGAAAACCCCGTTGAGGGCGTTGATTCCCCCCGGGCCGGTGGTGACATTGACCACGCCAACCCGGCCGGTCAGCCGGGCGTAGCTCTCAGCCGCCATGGCACAGGCCTGCTCGTGGTGGTTGCAGATGTAGCGGATGCGCTTTTCCCGCCCGATGGCATCGTTCAAATGCATCGCCCCGCCACCCGTGACGACGAAGATGTCCCTCACTCCATGATCGGCAAGAAAACAGGCAACGTAGTCGGCGACTCGGATGCTCATGATGTTATTTCGTTTCGCGCAATCGCAGCACTGTCAGAGTCTGGGTATTGCTGACATCGTAATGGGCAGACAAGTGAATAAGAAGAGACTGTGGCATATAGGTGAAATCGTTAAGCAAGAAGATGCAAAGTTTGGGATTCCACTTGATGAAATCAGATACGGCACCCTCGATTTCTTCCGGCCGAGCCTCTCCCGTGCCCGGCCAAAAAAGGTATTGGTTTTTTGGTGGTATAAACTGATAGGCAGCATAGGCAAATTCCATTCTTGGGCCGAAAAAAACGGACTCCTTATCCGTTAGCCCAGCCGCGGCCAATGTGGCCTCTATGTCTTGCAGGACTTTCAGAAAAATTTCCCCCGTCCGCAGGCCGGCAAAGAAGGGGGGAGCAAAGACCTTTAACGGCTTGGCGTCCTGGAAAAACATATTCTGTCCAATCGACTCCACACGGAATCGACTGAGTCCCATAAGAAATCCAAAAAGGCCCAGAAAAACGACCCCAGTAAAAGCAAAGATGTCGCACAAACGCGTTTCAATCTGCCGCAGAGGCGTCGACTTGGCCGCAACCTCTGAAGGATCGGAAGCGTTGAAAATCAAAAAGCACATGCCACTCAAAACCATGACGGCATCAACCATATTGTGTTCACAGTTGGTCGCCATACCCACAAAACCAGTCAAGGTCGAGACCGCGCCCAAATGGCTGATCGTGACAAAAAACGGCCCGCTGTTGACGCAGCCTTTGAATGGATTTCCACGCAGCATCAGGGCCGCAAACAACGGAGAAAGCAGAAGAAATGTGATACTGGCCTCGAGGGCATCGGTCCGCCAAAGGTTGCGGTATAAATTCAAAAAATTCCACAGCCGACCGCCTGACGATCCCATGTAGCTGGCAACCAACCCAAAAGGATTCAAGCGAAAGCATAACATGAGAGAAATCGAAAGAACCACGGCAATGCCAGCACAGTACACAAAAGGCACCCGGGTTCTCTTATCCAACAACAAGAAGACGGATGACCCCACCAGCATCAACCCCGCGATGTTTGGCTTCATCCAAGACATCAAAATCATTGTGATGATAAAAAGAACCTGGTTCGCGCGGTTCTTCGGGCTGTGAGCCAATAAACATGAGGCAGAACCGAACAACACCGCGGAAACAGCCGCCGACTGATTGTAATGCAAAAAACAAAGGGGCAGAATGGCCGCAACTTGGGTAACTGCTGATAGAATGAAAGCCCAACGAAATCCCCAGCCTATACGGATCAATATCACGTAGTGCAGAACCAAAGCGAACGCCGAAAACAGAGCCGCAACCAGAACAATCGCATGCCAGCTGACTCCGAATAAACAAAACCCCAGGCCAGGCAGCACCAGATAACTTGCGGGGGCCGCCGTCAGGAAGTCGCGGTATGGCACCTGACCTAGGTAAAATCTCCAAGCCGACTGAACCACGGCACTTCCATCCAACCCGCCGAAGTGGATCATTCCCAGCACACTGATTGCCAAACCAAGAACAATTGCCGAAAAACCAACAATAAAAAGATCTCTGATTTTCATTTGGAATCCTGGCCGAAATTTTTATCGAATGAACTAAACACACCCCAGATGAATTGGCCGGAAATCTTACGAGGGTCTATTCGAAATAGGCCATTCAAATCAAGCCACCTTCAGGCGAATCATTGTAACTTAGGCAGCTTTTAAAGTGGCTTCAAGCAAATGGTTTTGGGAAACATTCCCAAAAATATATTCAAGCGGTCAGGGCCCATCCGTTTGAATATTTACCTCAAATTTGCCCAAGAAATGCGACAGTGCCGATATCAGACGCAAAACCCGGATCTCTTCTGATGCCGGGCAGACAGCGAACCGCGAATTAGCTACAATAAATCCATCTTCACGTGTGTAGAACGGGGTAACACAGCCAACTTCATCCACTCCGTCCGCGGCCTTTACATTCAAACCAGCCAATCACCTGTCTGGACGCGCTCATTCGACCCTGTTATTCCCCAAAACAAACCAATACGCAGTTTCGAAGAAAGAAAATATAACAATAATCCAGTTTTACTTACTGCTCGAAATCCGGGTTTACGGACCATGATTCTTTTTTACCCAATCGATGGTCCTTTCAACCCCATCTTCCTTGGCAACACGGGGAACCCAGTGGAGCAAGGACTTGGCCTTTGTGTTATTGGCGACAAAAAAACGTTGATCGTCGTGCCGCCAAGGCAAGTGAGTATAGGATAGCTTAACCCGCAGCCTGGCTTCCAAGCCATCCAGCAGTTCGAGGATCGAGGAACTGTTGGCCATACCGCCACCGATATTGAATGCCTGTCCTCGTGCAGTAGAAATCTTTTTTGCTGCGGCCAGATAGCAGTCCACCACGTCCTCCACATAAAGCAGATCCCTTACCTGTTTGCCATCGCCCGAAATGGTGAATGGAGCCCGTCCCGGACTGGTCATCGTCTCCACAGCCTGGCGACAAAACCAACCCACCCAACCCTGATCGTAGGTTGAGAACTGCCGGCCGCCATAAATGGTCGAGTGACGGAAGACAACCGTGTTCAGACCGAAGCTACGGGCATAATCCAACATGTATTGGTCCGCTGCACCCTTGGAGCAACCATAGGGAGTATGAAAATCCAAATGCGTGCTTTCATCCAACCCCATGGGATGATCCGGCGCCTCGTAGCGTTTGGCCTTCTCTTCCAACCGGATCTGGCCCAAGTCGCCGTAAGCTTTGTTGCTGGACGAATAAATGACCGCCGCTGCGGGAGCATATACCCGCACAGCTTCCAGCAGATTGATTGAGCCTACGACATTGATTTCAAAGTCCTTGCGCGGATCCGCCATCGAGGTCGTCATCGCCACTTGGCCGGCCAAATGGAAAATGACTCCAGGCCGGAGGTCACCCACCAAGGATTCAACCATCTCCCGATTGCGGATATCCCCCG
This window of the Candidatus Methylacidiphilales bacterium genome carries:
- a CDS encoding thiamine pyrophosphate-binding protein encodes the protein MSIRVADYVACFLADHGVRDIFVVTGGGAMHLNDAIGREKRIRYICNHHEQACAMAAESYARLTGRVGVVNVTTGPGGINALNGVFGAWTDSVPMLVVSGQVKRETCMAFHEVPGLRQLGDQEADILGMVKGITKYAALVRDPSEIRFHLEKALHLALSGRPGPCWIDIPIDVQGARIDPSTLTGFTVPAPEGMESKELQAVCVDIRRRAEAAQRPVILVGAGIRASQSRDRLLRLLEHWAVPVTTAWNAQDAIWNAHPQFAGRPGSIGDRAGNFAVQNADFLLVLGSRLNVRQVSYNWPSFARAAYKVVVDIDAAELHKPTWRADLPVHADLREVIDILTALDPIASTPQRQRWLSQCRSWRERYPATLPEYWDTDNGVNPYCFASALFAQLAEDEVVVCGDGTACVTTFQAADIREGQRLYTNSGCASMGYDLPGAIGASAARPGQRVVCLAGDGSIMMNLQELQTIQTHGFPVKIFILNNRGYHSIRQTQQNFFPDGVMGCGEESGLGFPDFGKLAAVFGFPYSAARTHAELAGVIAATLAHTGPAVCEIFLDLNQQFAPKLSSKRLDDGTIVSPPLEDLAPFLQREELVKNMFIPEYHPTPKKS
- a CDS encoding aldolase — protein: MNLREKQMVDLLIDLKENHHVVGVKAEFEAEGTRLEEAMRLKEVSLKAGLGMTLKIGGCEAIRDMFEAANLGVVHLVAPMVETAYALKKYLNAVNIAFSKDLQNDVDFLINLETITSCRNFEEMLQLPEIARLKGIVLGRVDLTGSMNLTREDINSDQVKNLCLEMAAKAKAHGKVVVVGGGVSVHSLPFFRSFPPGHIDRYETRKVVFSCPGALENKEAAFLKAVEFEISWLKNKKEYYTLISQEDDARLVMMEQRYQKQIQALSAAKA
- a CDS encoding GDP-mannose 4,6-dehydratase encodes the protein MKYLITGGCGFVGCNIAARLIAEGADVTVFDNLSRAGSEANLAWLRTLGRVAFVSGDIRNREMVESLVGDLRPGVIFHLAGQVAMTTSMADPRKDFEINVVGSINLLEAVRVYAPAAAVIYSSSNKAYGDLGQIRLEEKAKRYEAPDHPMGLDESTHLDFHTPYGCSKGAADQYMLDYARSFGLNTVVFRHSTIYGGRQFSTYDQGWVGWFCRQAVETMTSPGRAPFTISGDGKQVRDLLYVEDVVDCYLAAAKKISTARGQAFNIGGGMANSSSILELLDGLEARLRVKLSYTHLPWRHDDQRFFVANNTKAKSLLHWVPRVAKEDGVERTIDWVKKNHGP
- a CDS encoding SDR family oxidoreductase, which gives rise to MPVVVITGASRGIGKAIAEVFARESWSVIAPARAELDLSDPASIRAWCAGPGSGQGPIDALVHSAGINRPLPVRDIPDEVWAETFQINLNALRLLLQGLGTRLDGGRILALGSIFGLVSRPGRGAYAASKAALSGFIRTLAVEEGPKGTLANVLCPGYVDTDLTRSNNTPEQIASLCQTIPLRRLAKPEEIAHLAHWLCSEQNSYITGQSIVCDGGFTSL